A genomic region of Cyanobacteria bacterium FACHB-DQ100 contains the following coding sequences:
- a CDS encoding class I SAM-dependent methyltransferase — protein sequence MPCTAPAFVSLSQCAICGNEHLTPVNQEHFDMQYQTNEVIVAYDRQTFWLNQCSQCGFIQPEGLPEPSNFFDCLYSKSPTDEAMAAHYAWPYKDWIFQSILSDLGNRLPHERRTLLDVGTNVGRMLFFAKQARWAVEAIELNADVARFAAEQTGVTVHAMNAYQLAQTNRRYDAITLTDVLEHIPDPVTILSELKELLSPGGWIAVKVPCGINQLRKEQLRHAIGQAPDAAIATNLVHVNHFNPKSLKMALTRAGFEAVSLQIGVPEIPPMWSSGAILSRLFRTSVYVAGRLLPGGVHTPLALNLQAYARRAD from the coding sequence ATGCCCTGTACTGCTCCAGCTTTCGTTTCTCTGTCCCAATGCGCGATTTGTGGGAATGAACATCTGACTCCTGTGAATCAAGAACATTTTGATATGCAGTATCAAACCAACGAGGTAATTGTCGCTTACGATCGTCAAACTTTTTGGTTAAATCAATGTTCACAGTGCGGCTTTATTCAACCTGAGGGCTTACCTGAGCCTTCAAATTTCTTTGACTGTCTCTACTCAAAGAGTCCCACGGATGAAGCGATGGCAGCACACTACGCTTGGCCCTACAAAGACTGGATTTTTCAGAGTATTTTGAGCGATTTGGGCAACCGTTTACCGCATGAGCGACGTACCTTACTCGATGTTGGGACAAATGTTGGGCGGATGCTCTTTTTCGCAAAGCAGGCGAGATGGGCAGTAGAAGCGATTGAACTGAATGCGGATGTGGCAAGATTCGCGGCAGAACAGACGGGTGTGACCGTTCATGCGATGAATGCCTATCAATTAGCACAAACAAATCGTCGTTATGATGCCATTACTTTAACGGATGTTTTAGAACATATTCCTGATCCAGTGACAATTCTCTCAGAGCTAAAAGAACTGCTTTCTCCCGGAGGCTGGATTGCCGTCAAGGTTCCGTGCGGGATCAATCAACTGAGAAAAGAGCAACTTCGACACGCGATCGGTCAAGCTCCTGATGCCGCGATCGCAACGAATCTGGTTCACGTGAATCATTTCAATCCAAAATCACTGAAGATGGCACTAACTCGTGCTGGGTTTGAAGCAGTGTCTTTGCAAATTGGTGTCCCAGAAATACCGCCGATGTGGTCGTCCGGTGCGATTCTATCTCGTTTATTTAGAACTTCAGTTTACGTAGCTGGACGATTGCTGCCCGGAGGAGTGCATACGCCGTTAGCGCTCAATTTGCAGGCTTATGCTCGTCGCGCAGATTAA
- a CDS encoding glycosyltransferase family 4 protein — MKSSPRRLLTIGHSYIVPLNRRLANEMSRVAKADWDITIVAPSTLKGDLRPLTLETDLHDRAGVKGVPVLFDRVPQLKLYRDRLREILQQGWDLVHCWEEPYVLSGGQIARQAPTKTPLVYFTAQNNSKRYPPPFNWIETQTMQRSSGWIAPGQTVVAALKHRQGYDRPMRIIPHGVDVEHFFPAPEMQQSIRHRLEWDQMNAPIVGFLGRFVPEKGLTMLMRVLDQVAQPWRALFVGTGAMEAELRSWAERYGDRVRICTTVTHDQVPQYLNAMDILCAPSQTTRKWREQFGRMLIEAFACGIPVIGSDSGEIPYVIEEAGVVIGEKDEKAWTQAISMLIGDAALRTTLAQKGLDRAHSVYQWSVVARQHLEFFDSILDKQYLQSSEEAQKC, encoded by the coding sequence ATGAAGTCTTCTCCGCGCAGGCTCTTAACTATCGGGCACTCGTACATTGTTCCGCTGAATCGCCGTCTTGCCAATGAGATGTCTCGTGTGGCAAAAGCGGACTGGGACATTACGATCGTGGCACCCTCGACACTCAAAGGGGATTTGCGTCCTCTGACACTCGAAACCGATTTGCACGACCGCGCAGGAGTCAAAGGAGTTCCGGTTTTGTTTGATCGAGTTCCACAGTTAAAACTTTATCGCGATCGCCTGAGGGAAATTTTGCAGCAGGGTTGGGATTTAGTGCATTGCTGGGAGGAGCCTTACGTCTTGTCAGGTGGACAAATTGCGCGGCAGGCTCCTACCAAGACTCCTTTAGTTTACTTTACGGCTCAAAACAACTCCAAACGCTATCCGCCGCCGTTTAACTGGATAGAAACTCAGACTATGCAGCGATCGTCGGGCTGGATTGCACCGGGTCAAACGGTTGTGGCTGCATTAAAACATCGGCAAGGCTACGATCGACCCATGCGAATCATTCCGCATGGAGTCGATGTCGAGCATTTCTTTCCGGCTCCTGAGATGCAGCAAAGCATTCGGCACCGCTTGGAATGGGATCAAATGAATGCTCCGATCGTTGGATTTTTGGGGCGATTTGTTCCAGAAAAAGGGCTGACGATGTTGATGCGGGTGCTGGATCAGGTTGCTCAACCTTGGAGAGCTTTGTTTGTCGGCACAGGGGCAATGGAAGCAGAATTGCGATCGTGGGCAGAACGCTATGGCGATCGCGTTCGCATCTGTACAACCGTCACTCATGATCAAGTGCCACAGTACCTCAACGCAATGGATATCCTTTGTGCGCCAAGTCAGACAACGCGAAAATGGCGCGAACAATTTGGGCGAATGCTGATTGAGGCGTTTGCCTGTGGAATTCCGGTAATCGGCAGTGATAGCGGTGAGATTCCTTATGTAATTGAAGAGGCAGGAGTTGTGATTGGCGAGAAAGACGAGAAAGCCTGGACTCAAGCCATCTCAATGTTGATCGGAGATGCAGCACTCCGCACGACGCTTGCTCAAAAAGGACTTGACCGAGCGCATTCGGTTTATCAGTGGTCAGTTGTTGCAAGACAGCATCTAGAGTTTTTCGATTCAATCTTGGATAAACAATACCTTCAATCTTCGGAAGAAGCCCAAAAATGCTAA
- a CDS encoding glycosyltransferase family 4 protein, with protein MRAALICDYLEEQWHSMNLCAQMLLDNWQTDHGWRLDQVRPPFQHRLTRLPKLGNRRVAFNSDRLLNRFWDYPNYIKRMATRFDVFHVCDHTYAQLVHELPAHRTGVYCHDIDAFRSIIEPEQEPRPRWYRAMSQRILDGLQKAAIVFYSTQAVRQQIEQYQLVDPERLVHAPYGISSEFSVDVDVAVPVKAPFVLHVGSCIPRKRIDVLLDVFAELSRADAELHLVKVGGDWAPEQQQQLDRLNIRSKIIHLHNLPTATIAALYRQAEAVLIPSEAEGFGLPLIESLACGAITIASDLPVLREVAGEAAMYCPVADISAWVKTIGGVLDDPRQAPEPALRLTQASQYSWQAHTQAITQAYWQLGTR; from the coding sequence ATGCGTGCGGCTCTAATTTGTGATTATCTAGAAGAACAATGGCACAGTATGAATTTGTGCGCTCAGATGTTACTAGACAACTGGCAGACTGACCACGGCTGGCGACTGGATCAAGTGCGACCACCGTTCCAACATCGCCTGACGCGTCTGCCGAAACTTGGAAATCGCAGGGTTGCGTTTAATAGTGATCGCTTACTCAATCGCTTCTGGGACTATCCGAATTACATCAAGCGCATGGCCACGAGATTCGATGTGTTTCATGTGTGCGATCATACTTATGCTCAATTAGTGCATGAACTTCCTGCACATCGAACAGGAGTGTACTGTCATGATATTGATGCGTTTCGATCGATTATTGAACCCGAACAAGAACCGCGCCCACGGTGGTATCGGGCAATGTCTCAACGGATTCTGGATGGATTACAGAAAGCCGCGATCGTCTTTTATTCGACTCAGGCAGTTCGACAACAGATAGAACAGTATCAATTAGTCGATCCAGAACGCTTAGTTCATGCGCCCTATGGAATTTCGTCCGAGTTTTCGGTTGATGTAGATGTTGCTGTACCCGTAAAAGCTCCGTTCGTTCTACACGTTGGAAGCTGTATTCCACGTAAACGAATTGATGTGTTGCTTGATGTGTTTGCTGAGCTAAGTCGGGCTGATGCTGAATTACATCTGGTGAAAGTTGGGGGCGATTGGGCACCTGAACAACAGCAACAACTCGATCGTTTAAACATTCGCTCTAAAATCATTCACCTGCACAATCTTCCAACTGCGACGATCGCAGCTTTGTATCGTCAGGCTGAAGCGGTGTTGATTCCTAGTGAAGCAGAAGGGTTTGGGCTGCCCTTGATCGAATCGCTAGCTTGTGGTGCGATTACGATCGCCAGTGACTTGCCCGTACTGCGCGAAGTGGCTGGAGAGGCAGCAATGTACTGCCCGGTGGCAGACATTTCAGCTTGGGTGAAAACGATTGGTGGGGTGCTGGATGATCCGAGACAGGCACCAGAGCCAGCACTGCGCCTCACTCAAGCCAGTCAATATTCTTGGCAGGCGCATACTCAAGCAATTACTCAAGCTTATTGGCAACTAGGAACACGATGA
- a CDS encoding glycosyltransferase family 4 protein yields MKLLFFNHVGFIGGAERILLDVLASIRSHCPEIEIILIAGSAGALIDAATDLGVNVIYLPMPASMSQLGDSHLKGDWKPLKTLKTLTQIAGSANALLRYLRRLRQTIQTIEPDLIHSNGVKAHALLSLLGRLNCPVVWHIQDFYSTRPIMAKVLRTLSRSTTSAIALSDAVKRDANTVIAPVPIDVIYPAVNHHYFREESVRSHVLRIGLVATFARWKGHDIFLQAAAQVMSELKDVSIQFQIVGAPIYNTQGSQFSLAELQSRVAQLGLDQVVRFVGFQLDTASIYNHLDIVVHASTQPEPFGLVIAEAMAFGKAVIIANAGGAAELVTDQHDAIALPPGDVNALAQALIHLIQNPQKRQQLGQNARQTAIARFNSDRVGAALLQVYRDCGCVDRSLEKV; encoded by the coding sequence ATGAAGCTACTGTTTTTTAATCATGTCGGGTTTATTGGTGGTGCAGAGCGAATTTTGCTTGATGTACTGGCATCGATTCGATCGCATTGCCCAGAAATTGAAATTATCCTGATCGCAGGTTCTGCGGGTGCTCTAATCGATGCGGCAACTGATCTCGGCGTTAACGTGATCTATTTGCCCATGCCCGCTTCAATGTCTCAGTTAGGCGATAGCCATCTTAAAGGCGACTGGAAGCCCTTGAAAACACTCAAGACTTTAACGCAAATTGCTGGCTCTGCTAATGCCCTGCTCCGCTACTTACGAAGATTGCGGCAAACAATTCAGACTATTGAACCGGATCTGATTCACTCAAACGGCGTAAAAGCCCATGCTTTATTGAGTTTGCTCGGTCGGCTTAATTGTCCGGTGGTTTGGCATATCCAAGACTTCTACAGTACACGCCCAATTATGGCAAAGGTCTTGAGAACATTAAGTCGATCGACCACCAGCGCGATCGCGCTGTCTGATGCGGTAAAACGCGATGCCAACACTGTGATTGCACCGGTGCCGATTGATGTGATTTATCCGGCGGTGAATCACCACTATTTCCGAGAAGAAAGTGTGCGATCGCACGTGTTACGAATTGGTTTAGTTGCGACGTTTGCGCGCTGGAAAGGACACGACATCTTTCTGCAAGCAGCAGCACAAGTCATGTCAGAACTCAAAGATGTGTCGATTCAGTTTCAAATTGTGGGTGCGCCAATCTACAATACTCAAGGCTCACAGTTTTCGCTGGCAGAACTTCAAAGCCGTGTTGCTCAACTCGGTTTAGATCAGGTTGTTAGGTTTGTTGGCTTTCAATTAGATACAGCTTCGATCTATAACCATCTTGATATCGTTGTTCATGCGAGTACGCAACCAGAACCGTTTGGATTAGTCATTGCTGAAGCAATGGCGTTTGGCAAGGCTGTAATCATTGCGAATGCGGGCGGAGCAGCGGAACTGGTGACAGATCAGCATGATGCGATCGCACTCCCGCCCGGAGATGTGAATGCTCTAGCGCAAGCATTGATCCACTTGATTCAGAATCCGCAAAAACGGCAGCAGCTTGGACAGAATGCTAGACAAACTGCGATCGCGCGATTTAACAGCGATCGAGTTGGTGCAGCGCTCTTGCAGGTTTATCGCGATTGTGGATGCGTCGATCGGAGCTTAGAAAAGGTCTGA
- a CDS encoding cyanoexosortase A system-associated protein has protein sequence MISSKSLYFPLLRLTLFCTVLVIGRAVFDPNLGQYTPFTFPSQMLLKQSKLVEGTALVLKPLPTQVNAPSANGYQYKYQVNDRAFNVQVHYLTTTHGDIPVYLDIYGLNHQSVTVNPTTKQGQTGFYQLFEHDRTAYLSSCINSQGSSTINREQFFANRNAHDLTVDRILPIVLGAEDVRDTRCLWVTISTPIDDRSMQDVHQQLEAVWQDVYAWWLPRFPKL, from the coding sequence ATGATTTCATCGAAGTCGCTGTATTTTCCGCTGCTCAGGCTAACTTTATTTTGCACAGTTCTAGTGATTGGTAGAGCGGTGTTTGATCCGAATCTTGGTCAGTACACACCTTTCACGTTTCCGAGCCAGATGCTTTTAAAGCAGTCTAAGTTAGTCGAAGGCACTGCACTGGTGTTGAAACCGCTTCCAACTCAGGTCAATGCACCGAGCGCAAACGGCTATCAGTATAAGTATCAGGTCAACGATCGTGCCTTTAATGTTCAAGTCCACTATCTCACCACCACGCATGGAGATATTCCAGTTTATTTAGACATCTATGGCTTGAATCATCAGAGTGTAACGGTTAATCCAACGACAAAACAAGGACAAACCGGATTCTACCAACTGTTTGAACACGATCGCACTGCTTATCTAAGTTCCTGTATCAATTCACAAGGTTCCAGTACAATCAATCGAGAGCAATTTTTTGCGAATCGCAATGCTCATGATCTGACCGTCGATCGCATCTTACCCATTGTGCTGGGAGCTGAAGATGTGCGCGATACGCGGTGTTTGTGGGTGACGATTTCGACCCCGATCGACGATCGTTCGATGCAGGATGTTCATCAACAATTAGAAGCCGTTTGGCAAGATGTTTACGCTTGGTGGCTACCAAGATTTCCAAAGCTTTAA